Below is a window of Haloterrigena alkaliphila DNA.
AGGTCGCCGTCGGCGCAGATCGGCTCGTCGTACTGGGTGATCTGGAAGTTCTTGGGCAGGTCGGGGTAGTAGTAGTTCTTCCGGTGGAACCGGGTCTCCTCGGGGATCTCGGCGTCGATCGCCTTCCCGATCTTGACGGCGGCCTCGACGGCGGCCTCGTTGAGTACGGGGAGGGCACCGGGGAGGCCGAGACAGACCGGGCAGACGTTCTCGTTGGGCTCGTCGGTCTGGTCGGTCGAACAGCCACAGAAGATCTTCGTGTCGGTCTCCAGCTGGACGTGGACCTCGAGGCCGATGACGGTCACGAGGTCGCCCTGCTGGACGGTCTGGGCAGTCATTGGACCCCGATTCGAGCCGGGTGCGGTAAAACGTAACGGGACGGACTCGTCTCGGTGGCACCCGGATAGTGTATCACCACACTAAATTTGTATTCACAGCAACTCATTGCGACTATGAGCACCGATCGGGTCGACGCCGAAAGCAAAGTCTCCGGCAATCAGGCGAACATCCCCACACGAATCCGTCGACGCCTCGATATCGACGACGGGGATCGCCTCCAGTGGAGCGTCGAAGACGACCGTTCGGTACGGGTCGAGGTCGTTCACCGCAGCAGCGGTTCGTTCGCCGATTTCACGGGTTACGACGGGGAGGACGAGACTGACTCAGCGACGAACCACGACGCGTGGGGAGTGGAGTGAATGCCGCGTCCGGTCGTCGAAACGCCAACGAACCCGTACGATCCTCGCTAGTTCGATCACCGCCGTGTCCCCAACGACCGTCAGTACCGCCGTTCGAGCACCGTCCCCGATTCGCCGACGGCCAACTGGGGCTATCGGGCGGTAGCGAGCGCGACCGCGCGCAGCTCGTTTCCAGGCCGGACGGCCGGCTGTCGGCCAGCGCGGTAATCGTTCGCTCGTACTTCCGGCGTTCGTACTTGCCCTCGTAGAATCCTCAGGGATCGCCGTCATCCACCAGATCGATCACGTTCTCACGACCGATACGGAGCTTTTCAACTGTTCCCTCGTCCGCCATCCCGGAAACGACCCGCGATGTCTTCGATGCCGACCACTCGAGTTCGTCGACGATATCGGCTTGGCGCATGCGGCCGTCGTTCCGCTCGAGGAGTCGACGGACGCGGTTTTCGTCGGTGAGGAGATCCGAGTCGAGAGCAGCGTCGGCGCCCGAAGCGGTCGCATCGGACGGTTTGGCGATCGCGGCTGATCGCGGCGGTTCGTCGGTGCTCGTGTCGGAATCGGTGTTGACGGCAGTCGACTCGGCGTCGTCCGATTCGGTCGCCGTCTCGAGCGAGTCCGGAATCGACAGCCGCGAGCCGATCGTCGAAAACGGTTCGCGATCCGAGGCGACGACGAGCGTGAGTCCGACGAGCGCGAGCATGAAGACGAACGTCATCCCGAGCAGCGTCGGGGAGAGGGAAAGCCACCGATCCGAGTCGCTCGCGCTCGCGGCCATCGATTCCGAGCTGGCGGGTTCGAAACTCGCCGTCGGCCGCTGATCGGTGAAATCGTTCGGCCCGGTCCAGACGACCGTCGTGCCGTTGGTCTCGTCGGGTTGCGGCGTCGTCGCCGTCGGCGTGTAGCCGTCGGGCCCGACGATTTCGAGGTAATCGTCCGCATCGAGATAGAGGCCGCCTTCGAAGACGTCGCCGACGACGACCGCTTCGTCTTCGGTTGCGGTGAAGTTCGTCCAAGTGAACGAGTACGTGACGGTTCCCCACCGCCGCGGTACCTCCTGAATCGACGTTTCGGCGCGGAACGACGACGCGGCCATCGTCCGGCCGGTCGACTCGGACGCGCTCGAGACGACGCCGGTCATGCGGCGTTCGAACCGATCGGCGTACTCCTCGCGGTCGGCGCGGAACCGCTCTTGGAAGGCCTCGTAGTCGTCGACGTCCGACTCGTTCGTGAGCCGGGTCTGGATCGTCGCCGACCAGCGGG
It encodes the following:
- a CDS encoding AbrB/MazE/SpoVT family DNA-binding domain-containing protein; the encoded protein is MSTDRVDAESKVSGNQANIPTRIRRRLDIDDGDRLQWSVEDDRSVRVEVVHRSSGSFADFTGYDGEDETDSATNHDAWGVE
- a CDS encoding helix-turn-helix transcriptional regulator; amino-acid sequence: MSIVSDRTVTVVLTMLCLIAFVPAGSSAALAQSGETNGDDRSPLLPSVGPEVDTTVTRIDVAANGTARWSATIQTRLTNESDVDDYEAFQERFRADREEYADRFERRMTGVVSSASESTGRTMAASSFRAETSIQEVPRRWGTVTYSFTWTNFTATEDEAVVVGDVFEGGLYLDADDYLEIVGPDGYTPTATTPQPDETNGTTVVWTGPNDFTDQRPTASFEPASSESMAASASDSDRWLSLSPTLLGMTFVFMLALVGLTLVVASDREPFSTIGSRLSIPDSLETATESDDAESTAVNTDSDTSTDEPPRSAAIAKPSDATASGADAALDSDLLTDENRVRRLLERNDGRMRQADIVDELEWSASKTSRVVSGMADEGTVEKLRIGRENVIDLVDDGDP